The Paenibacillus sophorae genome has a segment encoding these proteins:
- a CDS encoding HU family DNA-binding protein — translation MNKTDLTNEVVTKTGLQKKDAEAAVNAVFETIAGALAEGDKVAIFGFGTFETRERAARPGINPKLLAQLKEQGVDAETAKEQATIQIDASKAPAFKPAKALKNAIK, via the coding sequence ATGAATAAAACAGATCTTACAAATGAAGTTGTAACAAAAACAGGACTACAAAAGAAGGATGCTGAAGCAGCAGTAAATGCAGTATTTGAAACTATTGCTGGCGCTCTTGCTGAAGGCGATAAAGTTGCAATTTTTGGATTTGGAACCTTCGAAACTCGTGAACGTGCTGCTCGACCAGGTATCAACCCAAAACTTCTAGCACAACTAAAAGAGCAAGGTGTAGATGCTGAAACTGCAAAAGAACAAGCAACTATTCAAATCGATGCATCTAAGGCTCCTGCTTTCAAGCCAGCAAAAGCGCTGAAGAATGCAATTAAATAA
- a CDS encoding PhoH family protein produces MPLPKDNLLFGFASKLTDEQKKYVDSIFDNLLTIVNAKSGTGKTTLAVACSYLLKKPLIYIFSPVMEGSMGFRPGTQEEKEIEYITPLKDALLKINMDPNRAIFSELNQDNRNKEAWVFPRSHIFARGTNIEDCTVIIDECQNFTKSEIRKILTRIHDNCTVIMIGHTGQIDLKNHNDSGFAPYIEHFRDKDYAEVCELTHNFRGKLANDADELI; encoded by the coding sequence ATGCCATTACCGAAAGATAATTTATTATTTGGTTTTGCATCAAAATTGACTGACGAACAAAAGAAATATGTTGATTCTATCTTTGACAATCTCCTTACAATAGTTAATGCGAAAAGTGGTACAGGCAAGACAACACTGGCCGTTGCTTGTTCATATCTCTTGAAGAAGCCATTAATTTATATCTTTTCTCCAGTGATGGAAGGTTCTATGGGATTTCGACCGGGAACACAGGAAGAAAAGGAAATAGAATATATAACACCACTTAAAGATGCTTTGCTAAAGATTAATATGGACCCGAATAGAGCAATCTTTAGTGAGCTTAATCAGGATAACCGAAACAAAGAAGCGTGGGTGTTTCCGCGCTCTCATATCTTTGCAAGGGGAACAAATATTGAGGATTGTACAGTGATCATAGACGAGTGTCAGAATTTTACAAAATCCGAGATTCGCAAAATATTAACACGCATTCATGACAATTGTACTGTAATTATGATTGGACATACTGGACAAATCGATCTTAAAAACCACAATGACAGTGGGTTTGCACCATACATAGAACATTTTAGAGATAAAGATTATGCAGAGGTTTGTGAGTTAACTCATAATTTTAGAGGCAAATTGGCAAATGATGCAGATGAATTGATTTAA
- a CDS encoding YonK family protein — translation MAKRNNSIQFKGLLNTEAMEILEEDKNGSATYDLLEELKFYDGKNVTISIKEDLPVLPKE, via the coding sequence ATGGCAAAACGGAATAATTCCATTCAATTTAAGGGACTACTTAATACCGAAGCAATGGAGATTCTTGAAGAGGATAAAAACGGTTCGGCAACATATGATCTTCTTGAAGAGTTGAAGTTCTATGATGGAAAAAATGTAACAATCTCTATTAAAGAGGATCTGCCAGTCCTTCCGAAGGAGTGA
- a CDS encoding metallophosphoesterase, producing the protein MNHSNIELQRKSSESLDDFLIRLGDNLDVYDLTWTEAADILNKESDEEYSESRWRKRYKTYVEFKPIILAKYANNEVVQEIQDSTLEQRKERYKLQAEKVEYNKLLREHARADLLEEKIVEAVEKRPTITVPQIHIKKNNSKRNFLLPITDIHDGVQFCLRGWENEILNEYSPEIMEKRMWKLFEAFVSINDELKINHVTLPNLGDSVDGILRMSQLMGLKLGVVDSSIHFAEFMSQWLNELSKYCVVDYYSIFGNHDQLRLLTGKRDEFPNENAQRWITKLIEANLRNNKNVTVNNCNEFMYLDILGTKVLGVHGENERNLEQSIKDYSMIYGKRVDLLISGHYHHAHEKTIGMSQGKDIEHVQLPSIIGIDDYSLKIKKTANPGSKVMVMEEGKGRTITYNIKL; encoded by the coding sequence ATGAATCATTCCAATATAGAATTACAACGTAAATCATCCGAATCATTGGATGATTTTTTAATTCGCCTGGGAGATAATCTCGATGTTTATGATTTAACTTGGACTGAAGCTGCCGACATTCTAAATAAAGAATCCGATGAGGAGTATTCTGAATCACGTTGGCGCAAACGTTACAAAACTTATGTGGAGTTCAAACCAATCATTCTAGCCAAATACGCGAATAACGAAGTTGTTCAGGAAATTCAAGACTCAACATTGGAACAACGAAAAGAGCGTTATAAACTCCAGGCTGAAAAAGTTGAATACAACAAACTTCTACGTGAACATGCTAGAGCAGATTTGCTTGAAGAAAAAATTGTTGAAGCCGTTGAGAAACGTCCAACAATTACTGTTCCACAAATACATATTAAGAAGAATAACTCAAAACGAAATTTCCTCCTCCCCATCACAGATATCCACGATGGCGTTCAGTTCTGTTTACGTGGTTGGGAAAATGAGATTCTTAATGAATACTCTCCCGAAATTATGGAAAAACGCATGTGGAAGTTGTTTGAGGCGTTTGTTTCTATCAATGACGAACTTAAAATCAACCACGTTACTTTACCAAATCTAGGCGATAGTGTTGATGGAATCCTCCGTATGAGCCAACTCATGGGATTGAAACTTGGTGTTGTTGATTCTTCTATCCACTTTGCTGAATTTATGAGTCAATGGCTTAATGAATTGTCTAAATATTGCGTAGTTGATTATTACTCAATTTTCGGTAACCACGACCAACTTCGTCTACTCACTGGTAAACGCGATGAATTCCCAAATGAGAATGCTCAACGTTGGATCACTAAGTTAATCGAAGCCAACCTTCGTAATAACAAGAATGTGACAGTGAATAACTGTAATGAGTTTATGTATCTAGACATTCTAGGGACGAAAGTTCTTGGGGTTCATGGCGAAAACGAACGTAATCTTGAGCAAAGTATTAAGGATTACTCAATGATTTATGGTAAGAGAGTCGATCTGCTTATTTCGGGACATTATCATCATGCACATGAAAAAACTATTGGAATGTCTCAAGGAAAAGACATAGAACATGTACAACTACCCTCTATTATTGGTATCGATGATTATTCTCTAAAGATTAAGAAAACTGCCAATCCAGGATCTAAAGTTATGGTCATGGAAGAAGGAAAAGGTAGAACAATTACATATAACATTAAACTATAA
- a CDS encoding terminase large subunit domain-containing protein, with translation MSGYKNFQVSRNKAHKGNNIFNKSRNFNKGPDKSQKLMTGIGIWTSFYRSNPHRFAKEYLGISLKLFQVILIFMMNYSNYFMYLASRGQGKTFLTSIYCVIRCILWPETKIVVASGNMKQAREVIEKIDDLKKNSPNLSREISDLSTSSNDPKVEFHNGSWIKVVASNDGARSKRANCIIVDEFRMVDLNIINKVLRKFLTAPRQPKYLNIPEYAHLQERNKEIYLSSAWYQFHWSWTKLKAFVKAMTIGKNYFICGLPYQLAIKESLLMKDQVLDEMSEDDFDEVGFYMEMGCLFFGESEKAFYKFEDLEKNRRLVQAVYPKPYYGLIKDASFKYTPKKEGEIRLLCCDIATMEGKENDASAYTMIRLIPNSKGLDRYISYMESMTGGHTVTQAVRIRQLFDDLDCDYLVLDTQSAGMGIFDNLVIPLSDRERGIEYEPWTCINDDRMAERCTYSSAPKIIYSVKAGQQLNSEAAIGLRDNLKRGKVRLLINDKEARDHLKSLKGYSSLPIETQARFENTFIQTTLLVNEMINLEGDRNDNGTVKLKEPSGKRKDRYSSVSYGNYIASLIERKLQSVDDYDDEDELVYY, from the coding sequence ATGAGTGGGTATAAAAACTTTCAAGTGTCTCGAAATAAAGCTCACAAAGGTAACAATATCTTTAATAAAAGCAGAAATTTTAATAAAGGCCCAGATAAAAGTCAAAAATTAATGACTGGGATTGGAATATGGACAAGTTTTTATCGTTCAAACCCCCATCGCTTTGCAAAAGAGTATTTAGGTATTAGTCTTAAGTTATTTCAAGTAATTCTGATTTTTATGATGAATTACTCCAACTATTTTATGTATCTCGCCAGCCGCGGCCAAGGAAAAACGTTTTTAACTTCCATTTATTGTGTAATTCGTTGCATTTTATGGCCCGAAACTAAAATAGTTGTTGCATCAGGAAATATGAAGCAAGCTAGAGAAGTTATAGAGAAGATTGATGATTTAAAGAAAAATTCACCTAACCTATCAAGAGAAATAAGTGATTTGTCAACATCTTCTAATGACCCCAAGGTTGAATTTCATAATGGTAGTTGGATTAAGGTTGTTGCCTCTAACGACGGGGCGAGAAGTAAAAGAGCCAACTGTATTATCGTTGATGAGTTTCGAATGGTTGATCTAAACATTATTAATAAGGTACTCCGAAAGTTTCTAACCGCTCCACGCCAACCAAAATATTTAAATATCCCCGAATATGCTCATCTACAAGAAAGAAATAAAGAAATATATCTCTCCTCTGCGTGGTATCAATTTCATTGGTCTTGGACAAAACTTAAAGCTTTCGTAAAAGCAATGACAATTGGAAAAAACTATTTCATATGTGGCCTACCCTATCAATTAGCAATTAAGGAAAGTCTGCTAATGAAGGATCAGGTGCTAGATGAGATGTCAGAGGATGACTTCGATGAAGTGGGATTTTATATGGAGATGGGATGTTTATTCTTTGGTGAATCAGAAAAAGCATTCTATAAATTCGAAGATCTTGAAAAAAACAGAAGATTAGTTCAAGCTGTATACCCCAAGCCATACTATGGATTAATTAAAGACGCTTCATTTAAATATACTCCAAAAAAAGAAGGAGAAATTCGACTTCTATGTTGTGATATTGCAACAATGGAAGGTAAGGAAAACGATGCGTCTGCATATACAATGATCAGATTAATACCAAATTCAAAAGGTTTAGATCGCTATATCTCATATATGGAAAGTATGACTGGAGGACATACTGTTACTCAGGCTGTTAGAATAAGACAGTTATTCGATGATCTAGATTGCGACTATTTGGTTCTGGATACTCAAAGTGCTGGTATGGGTATTTTTGATAATTTAGTGATACCTCTATCTGATAGAGAAAGAGGTATTGAATACGAGCCTTGGACCTGTATTAACGACGATAGAATGGCAGAAAGATGTACTTATTCATCTGCTCCAAAGATAATATACAGTGTTAAGGCTGGTCAGCAGTTAAATAGCGAAGCGGCAATTGGACTAAGAGATAATTTAAAACGAGGAAAGGTTCGTTTATTAATTAACGACAAAGAAGCGCGAGATCATTTAAAAAGCCTTAAGGGCTACAGTTCTTTACCGATAGAAACGCAAGCGAGATTTGAAAACACGTTTATTCAAACAACTCTCTTAGTCAATGAGATGATTAACCTTGAAGGCGATAGGAATGATAATGGTACAGTAAAATTGAAGGAGCCTTCAGGTAAACGTAAGGATAGATATAGTTCTGTGTCATATGGAAACTATATTGCTTCACTTATTGAGCGCAAACTACAGTCAGTTGATGACTACGATGACGAAGATGAACTTGTATACTATTAA